A region of Macrobrachium nipponense isolate FS-2020 chromosome 7, ASM1510439v2, whole genome shotgun sequence DNA encodes the following proteins:
- the LOC135217699 gene encoding pro-resilin-like — translation MKTVIAILSVAAVALAAPQGGYNYQGPVIQPQYSAPAPQYNDIPAQYNFQWDVNDQYSGNFYGHQEQRDGSNTQGSYYVQLPDTRLMKVDYYVDDFGFHPTVTYEGEAQYPSAPAQTYQPAPAPSQVYAQPAPAPTPSQLYSLPGK, via the exons ATGAAG actGTCATTGCCATCCTCTCTGTGGCTGCTGTAGCCCTGGCTGCCCCTCAAGGGGGGTACAATTACCAAGGTCCTGTCATTCAGCCCCAGTATTCAGCCCCAGCTCCCCAGTACAATGACATCCCAGCCCAATACAACTTCCAGTGGGACGTCAACGATCAGTATTCCGGTAACTTCTACGGACACCAGGAACAGAGGGACGGATCCAACACCCAaggaag TTACTACGTCCAACTCCCCGATACCCGCCTCATGAAAGTCGATTACTACGTCGACGATTTCGGATTCCATCCAACCGTCACCTACGAAGGGGAGGCTCAGTACCCAAGTGCCCCTGCCCAGACTTATCAGCCCGCCCCTGCCCCATCTCAGGTGTATGCTCAGCCCGCTCCAGCTCCTACTCCATCTCAACTCTACTCCCTGCCAGGGAAATAG